TTTCCTTATCATCCGCCTACGGATAATGAGTGGCTCAGAGGCAAACCAGTTGGAGTTTATTATTACAAAAACGATGGCAACAGGACTGACGGAAGCATTGAGTACAAGTTAGTAAAACAAGTTCATAACAAATATCGATATGGCGATAGGCTGTATACACCTGATTTTGTGATTCCGTTTGGAAGTATTGGCGGGCTTCAATTTTCAGATGACATTCCCCAAGATGAGCAATTTATTTTTATGCCTAGAGGAGAAGAATTTGAATGGAGTACCAATTCTGACTGGAATTACCAAAAAACCAGAACTAGTTTTAGGTTACCTTTATTCATGCTTAAAAGGTACGCACAAGGGAATTCGGCTAATAACAACCCCAATTACCATAACGCCTATCGAATGTACGATTTAACAGGAGGAACGCTACATTTGGACAGCACCACCGAAAGGATATACAACGATACGGGGATAGTAGAAAACACCACTACCTATCGCTACGACTACGACAAGCATTACCAGCAAAAAGGCAGTAGTATGACCGATAGTAGAGGTGATGTAGTGGAAACTACGAATTACTACCCTTCGGATGTTTTAGGCTATTCGGATCTGGGTTATGACGATCTGACACGTTCCCAGGTCAATGCGATCGTTAAGATGAGAGCACCCGATGTAAACAATCCGGATAGAACCCACCAGTTAGCTACCCCTGTTCAGGTAGAGACCAGAAAGAACGGTTCTGTGGTATCGGTAGTACGTACCAATTATAATATAGAAGACACAGGCCTGGTACTTCCGCAAAGTGTGGCCACTCTAAAAGGAATTTATGATGCGGATACCAATCCCTTGGAAGATAGAATTATATATCATAAATATGATTCAAAAGGCAATCCGGTAGAAGTCAGCAAGAAAGACGGTGGCAGAATTTATTACGTATGGGGCTATGATAAAACATATCCTATTGCCAAGATAAAGGGTATCCATGCGCTGCTCCCGACGGACTTATCGGCGAAGTTTGTTTTACCTGGGAGCAACAAAATGCTATCAGTAGTGCAATACACTCCTCTATGAGAGATGTATCCGCTTCAACCGAGTCCGATTTAAGAGCTGATTTAGCACTCTTACGCGATAGCTTTAGTGGTACGGCAGCCCAAATCACCACCTTTACTTATGACCCGCTTATTGGGGTTACGAGCATCACCGACCCCAGAGGAAGAACCCTTTATTACCATTACGACTCTTTTAACAGATTACAATATGTAAAAGACCACGATGGTAATGTACTGAGTGAACATTCATATAACTATAAAAACCAAACAAGATGAAAAAGACCATCATTCATATCATAGCAGCATGTATGATGTTGCCTTTGGTTCTGAGCAGCCAAACCCAAAGTGAGAACTACGTGGTAAGCAAAACCTATAAAGTTGCCTTACAAGAGAATGAGCTGAGCACCCAAAACCCGGACAGTGTCAGCACGGCGATTACCTACTTCGACGGTCTGGGCAGAGCCAAACAATCGGTTTTGGTGGGCGCAGGAAAAACCGGCTCATTGGAAGCTAACAATGCCATTCCTTATGATTGGAGTGCAGGAGTTCCGACCAATTCGGGTTTTTATAATCCCTTTGGAGCAGGAGTCAATGTGATTACAAATGGTACCACACCATTTGGACATACGGACCTGTTGTGGGAGGGTAGCAACAATGCCTCTAATTATTACGACGGAGGGTGGGATACAAACCCTATTGTGATTGATAATACTTCAGCGTATCGATATACGGTTTGGATGAAAAAAACAGGTAATCTGGAAGACGGGGGAGTGTATTCTTTGGCCAGAAATGTCCATACATTAAATGGAAGTTTTAAAAATTACGGAAACTTTTTTGGAGGAGATCTTCCCGCATTAGACATCTGGTATTTAGTGGTCGGATATGTACATCCTTCGGGTTATGCTATGCAGGAGAGGATTTGGGTATCTCAGGGGTTTATGACATAAACGGAGTCAAAGTTTTGGACGGAGAAGAATTTACCTGGCGGAATGATCAGTCAGATGTTCGTTTTGGGAGCTGTCAATTTCTGGCCTCTGATCCCGCTTCCAAGCTTTATCTGTGGAGCCCTGTAGTACAAAAAATAGATGGAAGCGAAGATGCGTTGGATGTGATAGCTCAAACAACTACGGTATTGGTTGATACAGGAGTGGTCAACCAAGATATGGTAACTCATTATGAGTACGATGTATTCGGACGCCAATCCAAAGAGTATCTTCCTTATCCCTCAAACAGTTCCGACGGTGTTTTTGACCCTATTGCCAAAGAAGGTACACAACAGTATTATCAAAACAGCTATGCTGATGACTTTCCCGATATTACCACTCCTATAAACATCAATGCCTATTCGGAGAAAGTATTGGAAAACTCCCCCTTGGGAAGAATCTACGAACAAACTGCACCGGGAAGTGCCTGGAAAAAAGGAGATAACCTCATTTCCGGTAAAGGCTATTCGGACGGACATACCATTAAATTTGAATACCATACCAATACCGCCACAGAGGTAAAAGATTACAGCGTATCACTAAGCTTTTCAAACAATACCTATACGCCCACACTAACGGCAAACGGGAATTATTACAGCCAGGGAACACTGACCAAAACCATTACCAAAGATGAGAACTGGACTCCTGCAAAGGGTTTGAACCATACCACCGAAGAGTTTAAAGACAAGAGCGGGCAGGTACTCTTAAAAAGAACCTATATCAGTGTAGACCTCAATGACGACGGAGATACTACAGACAGCGGAGAATCGGCCGTAGCACACGATACCTATTATATCTATGACGATTACGGAAATCTGACCTATGTGCTCCCTCCCAAAATAGAAGGCACTACTTCCGGTATCAGTGATATTCTAAGCAAATTGGATGAGTTGGGATATCAGTATACCTATGACCACAGGAATCGCCTGGTAGCAAAAAAGATACCCGGTAAGGGATGGGAATATATCATCTATGATGCACTGGACAGGCCGGTACTCACTCAAGATGCACTGCAAAGAGCACAAAAAAAGTGGCTTTTTACCAAGTATGATATACATAGCAGAGTAGCCTATACGGGAGTCTATACTCATAGTAATACGATCACCCGAATAAACATGCAACATTTGTTTGATACGGAAAATCAGGCAGGAAGCACACTTGCAGCAGCGAGGTTATACGAGACCAGAATTGCCAATACTGCCACCACAGACCCTTTGCAGATAGACTATACCAATGAAAACTTCCCTAAGTCAAACACAGAAGTATTTACCGTAAACTACTACGATTCCTATGACTTTGACAGAGCAGGCGGCCTGTTACCTACTGCCGTAGGCACTGTATACGGAAAAACGCTGACAACTAACATAAAAGGTCTGAGTGGTGGTAGCAAAACCAAAGTACTCCGTACCAGTCAGTGGATCACTACGGTAAACTATTACGATGAGAAGGCCCGGCCGATTTATGTATATACAAACAATGAGTATCTGCAAGCCATCGATATAGCAGAGACAAAACTGGATTTTACAGGTAAGGTATTAGAGACCACTACCACCCATAAGAAAACCGGTAAGGCAGATGTGGTGGTAAAAGACTATTTTGAATATGACCACCAAGACAGGCTGCTCTCTCAAAATCAAAAAGTAAATGACCAAATTACAGAGCGAATGGTAAGCAACCGTTATGATGAGCTGGGACAACTCAAAAGCAAGCTGGTAGGCAATGCCGCCAAATCGGGCTATAAAGATATAACCAGTGGAATCAGTATTTCAGGAGATATCATCACCAAGACCGGTAGCAACGGTTGGAATGAAGGATTGGCTACCTTAGGAAGTATTGAAGGGGATGGGTATATAGAGTTCAAAACAGCATCTACAAACAAATGGTATATGGTAGGGTTATCTTCCGACAATTCCAGTCCTTCTTACAATACAATAGATTTTGCAGCATATCCTGCAGGTACTCATATTCATATTTATGAATCAGGATCTTGGAAAAAGAATTGTGGACCTTTTGTTGCCGGAGATGTCATTAGAGTAGAACGCAAAGCAAATAAAATTTATTACAAAAAGAATAATGAAGTAATTTATATCTCATCTAAGACACCTGTTGGAAACCTATTGGGAGATATTTCAATGCACTCAGATGGAACAAGAATCCAAGACTTGCACATCGTAGACAACGACAAAGGGTTGCAAGAGGTAGATTACCGATATAATGTAAGGGGGTGGTTAAAAAATATCAATCAGGATACAAAAGATGACCGGGATTTGTTTAACTTTACCTTACGATACAACGACCCTGTGAACGCAACAGCCCTATACAATGGAAATATCAGTCAGACTATTTGGAGTACTGACAATACCGATACCAGCGAGAAAATGTACAGCTATTCTTATGATGCGTTAAATAGAATCACAGGGGCAACAGGCTCAACTTCATCAAATTATGATTTAAAAGGAGTAAATTATGACAAGAATGGAAATATTTTAGGTCTTGAAAGATATGGACACGTAAATGAAGAAGCAACAGAGTTTGGGGTGATGGACGATTTACATTATCGTTATGATACAGGGAATAAATTACTAGGAGTATTGGATAAATCTGAAATTACACAAGGCTTTAAAGATGGAAATACTTCAACTGTAGATTACACCTATGATACCAATGGAAATATGATTGCAGATAAGAATAAAGGCATTATACATATAGATTACAATCACTTGAATTTACCAACTTTAGTACAATTAGAAACAGGTAAAATTTTGTATACTTATGATGCAAGTGGAGTAAAGTTAAGAAAAGTAGTTGATGATGGTTATGCTAGTAGTTTTACAACAACAGACTATGCAGGGAATCATATTTATGAAAATGATAAACTACAGTTCTTTAATCAGCCGGAGGGGTATGTAAAAAACGAGGATGGCAAGTTCGGATATGTGTATCAATACAAAGACCACTTAGGCAATGTACGATTATCCTATGCAGATACCGATGAATCAGGGGATATATCGCAGGAGGAAATTATAGAGGAAAATGCGTATTACCCCTTTGGGCTTAAACAAAAAGGGTATAATAATGTAGTTAGTTCTAATGGGAATAGTACCGCACAGAAGTGGAAATATCAAGGACAAGAATTAACAGAAGACTTAGGATATAATATGTATGAATATACTTTTAGACATTATGACCCAACAATTGGAAGATTTTTTGCTATTGATCCTTTAGCTGCAGATTATGTGTATAATTCAACTTATGCATTCCAAGAAAATAAACTTGGTCTTGGTACCGAACTTGAGGGGCTTGAATTAAGAAAACATGAGTGGTTAGATAAAGAGGGGCAGAATCACGTTGATTATACAGCTAATATAAAAGTCGTTAATAATTCAAGTGCCTCACAAAAGGACATAATAAGTTATGCCACTGATGTAGCAAGTGCAATTACAGATAAATTTTCTGGTACTGATGCAGATGGTAATATTACAAGTATGAATGTAAAATTGGAGTTTGTTGATGAAATTAGTTCATCTGATTTTGCGATTGAATTTACAGATAAAGTAACAGAAAAAAGCCCTATAACTGGTAAAGACAGAGTAGCTGCTGCTGATGGAAAGACAGATGAAATTGGCAATACAGAAACAAATAGAATGCAACTTTTAATTCCAGGTAGAGCAGCGCCAGGACCATACGAGGCAGTATTAAAAGAAGATATAGGGACAAATGGAGCTCACGAATTTGGGCACGCAGCTGGGTTAAATCATCAATCTTCAAAAAATAATAGAGTATCTAGGAATAATAACATTCCTTTGGAGCAAAACAATTTAATGAGAACTAATGGTAGAGCGAAACAAGTTGTTAATAAAAAGCAAAAAAGCGTGATTTATAATAATACCAAGAGCCAACCTAGAGGAAGATTTTATAAACCAAAAAAGAATTGAAAATGAAATTATCAATAAAAATTATTTTTTTTGTTTTCATTTGCTTTGTTCTTAGCTGTAAAAAGACAATAAAAAAGAATAATTTAATAAGAGACAAATATAAAGTTATTATTGGTAGTAAAGAGGATACAATTTACAAATCGAATAGCGATATATTACATATCGTTTTCGAAACGGAATTTGATAAAGATTTATTAAATGTAAATTTTAATGGAGAAAGTATAGAGTATTTTTTAACTACTGACGGAAGTACAGGTTATGCTGATTATATTGATTTAGGTAAGCTATCAAGTTTTAAAAAGATTGAGTTTAGGATTAACAAAGGGAAATCGATAAAAATTGATAATGTGAAAACTAATTTAATTAAAGTTATTTATCTCAAAGATAGTATTGTAGAAATTAGTTTTAGTAATAATCCTAAAGCCTACAAATAACAATATTAATCAAACCAAAATAAAAACCACCTTTAACGAGGTGGTTTTTTGTTTAAGAAGCGTATGCCTTTTTAGTTCTGTAATCTCTAATAAGCGCATGGCACACACTATTAAAACCACGACAAAAAGGTTCCAACATTGGAACTTTCCAATAATGACAAGGGTTTTAAGGAAATGACATAAGTTGAAAATTTATAAAGACATAGGAATATTTAATAGTGGATATTTCTATGTTCTTTCATGACTATAAAGTGAATTTTATATAATCGTAACCAGAGTTATCTAGGAAATGAGTTTATTTGAAGTATTTTAAGAATTACACCCTATAGGAATTACACAAGCATTAAATTCTTGATTGGTTCGTACTCTATTTTTTCTAGCATCCTGTATTTTTTCTCTGAAGAAATGTTTGTTGGGAATTTTGCCAAGGATGACTTCCATAGGAGCTAATCCATATAATTCTGTGGGAAATCTATGGTAATTATAATATTCAACAAAACGTTCTAAATCTTTAAGATGTGATTTTTCATTAAGAGAATATTTTCCATGTAGAAATTCAGTTTTATAAATACTGTGTGTACTCTCAGACATAGAATTCGAAAAAGGAAAGTCTTTGGTTTGTGCTGTTATTTTGGTAACTACTGGAGGTGCTTTTATGCTATCTATCCACGTTAAGAATTCTCCTTTATTCTCACTTCCACCATCAGATAAAATATTAATGGGTTTTACAGCATTGTATAAACCGTACTTTTCAAAAGTCTCTTGAAAAAGTTTTTTAATAAACTCGCTTCCAGCTTTTCCATTAGTAGATGCTTTGTGTAATATCGCTTTAGAAAAATTGTCTTTTACAAAAGCTACTTTTTGTATTCCGTCTTCTACTGTATTCACGTTAGTAATATCCACATGTAACCATTCAAAAATTCTATTGGCTTTCAATCCTTTTTTTCTTTCAGACTTAAAACGCTTTGGTTTTATATACCCTAAAGCAGATGCATATTTATTAAAGGTAGATTTTCCACAAAACACCAAACCATTTCTAAGCGCATGATAATACAAAGTAACTTTTGTTTTTCCGTAGTTAGCAGAATCAGTTACTAGATTTTCAATCGTAGAAACCTCTTTCCCCGTATTCTATGATAAAAACAAGTAAAAGTTGAGATATTATTTTTACTAATTTATGCAGCAAATTTAAAAGTATCTACATAGGGTGTTTGTCGTTTGACAACGGCAAACACTCTTGCTATTAATTTGTTTCTAATAATGTTAACGGTACTCATTTTACTTTTGCCTTGTTTTATTCTTTTATGATAGTATAATTTCATTTCTGGGTTATGTTGTATAGCAGAAATAGCGCACATATTAATAATTGCTTTCAATTTTTTATTAGCCAAATGAGAGACTTTTGTACGTCCTTTAATACTAGTTCCAGATTGGTAAGGAAAAGGAGCAACACCACAATAAGAGGCAAACTTTCTCCAGTTTTCAAATTTTGAAAAATTGTCAGTAAACACAATCATCATTATAGCAGTTTGCATTCCTATACCTTTAACACTAGTAACAAGGTTATAGGTTTCTTTTAACATTATATTTTGGTCAATAATAGCTTGCATTTGAGTATTAATCTTGTGTATTTGTTTGGTTAGTTCTGCAATCATTTTTTGTTGAACGTCAAAGATTATTTTATACTCTTTTGCTTTATAAATTCTTTTTTGTTCTTTCAAAGTAACTTTAAAACCAGCTCTTTGTTTGTTAAGTTTTGTCCTTAAAGATAAGAGACTTTTTAGTTGTAATATACTTCTTTTAGGTAGCTTACTGGGTTTAAGTTCTTCTTTTAATCGATACCCATGAGCAATGCGTTTGGCATCAATTTGGTCATCCTTTCCACGAGCAATACCAATAGATCTTTTAATTTCTAAACCAGAAGCTATGAAAAAAGATAATTTTTGTTCAGTTAAAGACACAGATAATAAATGAGAGTACATTCCTGTATGTTCAAATACAAACATGGTTTCTTCTTTAGAGAAAGACGAATTTTTAAAACTCCACTTTAGCATTAATTTAAATCCAGATTTACTGTTCTCAAACTGTTGAACAATTTGTTTAGAATAGATACAAACATCAATTAATAATTTACTGACATCGATTCCGATAATTTCATTTGTTTTCATAATTTTGTAATTAGATATTAATAATAGTTACTTAAACTAAGACCTTTAATAAGGGCAGAAACTGAAATTCTATATGGTTCTAAGTAACTTTTAAAAAGAACGGAGACTAATCGGGGGATGGCTCTAAAAAGCTA
This window of the Flavobacteriaceae bacterium genome carries:
- a CDS encoding transposase, with the protein product MKTNEIIGIDVSKLLIDVCIYSKQIVQQFENSKSGFKLMLKWSFKNSSFSKEETMFVFEHTGMYSHLLSVSLTEQKLSFFIASGLEIKRSIGIARGKDDQIDAKRIAHGYRLKEELKPSKLPKRSILQLKSLLSLRTKLNKQRAGFKVTLKEQKRIYKAKEYKIIFDVQQKMIAELTKQIHKINTQMQAIIDQNIMLKETYNLVTSVKGIGMQTAIMMIVFTDNFSKFENWRKFASYCGVAPFPYQSGTSIKGRTKVSHLANKKLKAIINMCAISAIQHNPEMKLYYHKRIKQGKSKMSTVNIIRNKLIARVFAVVKRQTPYVDTFKFAA